One window from the genome of Cryptomeria japonica chromosome 6, Sugi_1.0, whole genome shotgun sequence encodes:
- the LOC131072457 gene encoding wax ester synthase/diacylglycerol acyltransferase 11 gives MEAKLVNSNGGEAVSPLGQTFSTSLFSVCIQAIFEMEQPIDVLSAKKAINDILLPCNPRFCCIMSEDRHGTPQWVQTEVNVDDHVIVPEFPPGQTEYDEFVNDYICNIHLTPLPKNRPLWEFHFLNYNTSKARATLIINMHHSLGDGTSLMSLVFCCVTRADDPNLPLTFPSSKSVPHKASPPYYSLSSAKFMYYMLQRLFVLVLVLWYTVSDVIGSLLRINWVDDSKLAIRGPPGVEMLPKVMTHLIFPMEDVRKIKNSIGGTVNDVIMGVIFCGFQRYLQITHSRGGNEKVRVTGIVPMNTRVLSGLKDIKDMIKPKSGAPWGNRFGLLHIPMRTANTESPLDSVRRARKVLDRKKMSLEVFITSRLLRYLGRQASAICMYNTLANSTLTVSNLIGPMEKIAMNQIPVKNMFFSISGLPQTLLLTVVSYMGSVRLEVIGVKGYVNCDSLAKCFGDCFEEMKDAIDA, from the exons ATGGAAGCAAAGCTCGTAAATAGTAATGGCGGCGAGGCGGTGAGTCCCCTTGGCCAGACTTTCAGTACTTCGCTTTTCTCCGTATGCATCCAAGCCATTTTCGAGATGGAGCAACCCATAGATGTGCTTAGCGCCAAGAAAGCCATAAATGACATTCTTCTGCCGTGCAACCCCCGTTTTTGCTGCATAATG AGCGAGGACAGGCATGGAACGCCGCAATGGGTTCAAACTGAAGTGAACGTTGATGATCATGTAATTGTTCCAGAGTTTCCTCCAGGGCAGACTGAATATGATGAGTTTGTTAATGACTATATCTGTAACATACACCTTACTCCTCTTCCTAAGAATCGGCCCTTGTGGGAGTTCCACTTTCTCAACTACAATACAAGCAAAGCGAGAGCCACATTGATTATAAACATGCACCATTCATTGGGTGATGGGACTTCTCTCATGTCCTTAGTCTTTTGTTGTGTCACCAGAGCAGATGATCCCAATCTTCCCCTCACCTTTCCTTCTTCCAAATCCGTACCCCACAAAGCTAGTCCACCATATTATTCATTGTCTTCGGCCAAGTTTATGTATTACATGTTGCAGAGGCTATTTGTTCTTGTGCTTGTTTTGTGGTACACAGTTTCTGATGTCATTGGAAGCTTACTGAGGATAAATTGGGTGGACGATAGCAAGCTAGCCATTCGAGGGCCTCCAGGGGTGGAGATGCTGCCTAAAGTTATGACCCATCTCATCTTTCCCATGGAAGACGTCAGAAAGATAAAGAATTCCATCGGCGGA ACGGTGAATGATGTGATCATGGGAGTAATATTCTGCGGTTTTCAACGTTACTTGCAAATTACTCATTCTCGTG GAGGAAATGAGAAAGTCAGAGTAACAGGGATTGTTCCAATGAATACAAGAGTTTTGTCTGGATTGAAG GATATAAAAGACATGATAAAACCTAAAAGTGGAGCACCGTGGGGAAATCGGTTTGGGCTGTTACATATACCCATGCGCACTGCTAATACGGAAAGTCCATTAGATTCCGTGAGAAGAGCCAGAAAAGTGTTAGATCGGAAGAAAATGTCACTTGAAGTGTTCATTACCAGTCGACTACTCCGTTACCTGGGCCGACAG GCGTCTGCTATTTGTATGTATAACACGCTGGCAAACTCAACGCTAACAGTATCGAATCTGATCGGGCCGATGGAGAAGATAGCCATGAATCAAATTCCAGTGAAGAACATGTTTTTCTCGATATCCGGTTTGCCTCAG ACGCTACTTTTGACGGTGGTGAGCTACATGGGAAGTGTACGGTTGGAAGTGATTGGTGTGAAAGGTTACGTAAACTGCGATAGTCTGGCCAAGTGTTTCGGCGACTGCTTCGAGGAGATGAAGGACGCAATCGACGCCTGA